Genomic DNA from Halomonas sp. BDJS001:
TGACAGCGAGTCCAAAAATCGGCTCAGGCGCATCAATGGAGTGACCGCCCGCCATGGCAACGCCTAATTCGCGACACACCGCCTGGGCCCCGGCCATTACGTCACCCGCCACTTCAGCGCTAAGCTTATCCAGCGGCCAGCCCAGAATGCCTAACGCCATCACTGGCGTACCTCCCATGGCATAAACATCGCTGATGGCATTGGTCGCCGCGATGCGTCCAAAATCGAAGGGGTCATCGACAATGGGCATAAAGAAATCCGTGGTAGCGATCATGCCGCGACCATCGCCAAGGTCATACACCGCCGCATCTTCGCGCCCCTGGTTGCCGACGATAAGTTTCTTATGACCCGCAGCCGGCCCAGCCTTGGCGAGAATGCCATCCAGTACATCGGGAGCAATTTTGCAGCCACAGCCCGCACCGTGGCTATATTGGGTCAAGCGAATCGAACTCATCGTGTCTCTCCTTGGCACTTTTGGGGGGATATCATTAGTTTAGCCCACTCTTCACTCTATAGGGCGTCCAACGCATCGCTGAGTTTATCCACGGCAATCACCTCCATGCCCTTGGGCGCCTGCTTAGGTGCGTTAGCCCGCGGCACAATGGCGCGTAGAAAACCGTGCTTGGCCGCTTCGGCAATACGCTCTTGGCCACTCGGCACCGGGCGTATCTCGCCCGATAGCCCAACTTCGCCAAATACCACTAATTCTTTGGGCAGCGCGCGATTTTGCAGGCTAGAAACCACGGCTAGCAGTACCGCCAGGTCGGCGCTGGTTTCGAGCACTTTGACACCGCCGACGACATTCAAGAACACATCCTGGTCGCCAGTAAACAATCCACCGTGGCGATTAAGCACCGCAAGCAGCATGGCTAAACGGTTTTGATCCACGCCAACCGCTACCCGGCGCGGATTGCCCAGCGCGGACTCATCCACCAGTGCCTGTACCTCGACCAGAATTGGTCGAGTGCCTTCCCACACCACCATGACTAAGCTACCCGGCGCCTGCTCCTCCTGACGAGAAAGAAAGATGGCGCTTGGGTTTTTAACCTCTTTTAAGCCCTGCTCGAGCATGGCGAAAACACCTAGCTCGTTCACAGCGCCAAAGCGGTTCTTCTGTCCCCGCAGCGTGCGAAAGCGCGAGTCGGCACCGCCCTCTAATAACAGCGAGGCATCGATCATATGCTCAAGGACTTTGGGACCGGCCAGGGTTCCGTCCTTCGTGACATGACCTACCAGCAACAACACCGTATTGGTCTTCTTAGCAAAACGCGTTAGCGCTGCAGCTGACTCACGCACCTGGGCAACGCCACCTGGGGCCGAGCTGATATCTTCCAAATGCATGGTCTGGATAGAGTCGATCACCAGAATCTCGGGGTTCTCGCGCTCAGCCACCGCCAAGATAGTCTCCACGCTGGTCTCGGCAAGCATTTTCAATCCACTGGTGGGCAACTGTAGGCGGTGCGCACGCATTGCTACCTGGGAGAGTGACTCCTCCCCCGTCACATAGAGGATACGCCGCTGCTGGGCCAGCTTGCAGGCCGTTTGCAGCAGCAGGGTCGATTTACCGGCCCCAGGATTGCCGCCCAGCAATACCGCCGAGCCGGGTACCAAACCGCCGCCTAGCACGCGATCAAACTCCGCGAACGTCGAGCTCATACGCGGCACTTCACTAAGATCCACATTGCCCAGGTCGATCACTTCACGGGATAGATCACCCGCGTAGCCCGTTCGACCGGGGGCTGCGCCGCCACCAGGGCGAGCGCTCGCCAGGTGCACTTCACTGAGCGTGTTCCACTCCTGGCAGCTGCTACATTGTCCCTGCCATTTACGGTATTCGGCGCCGCACTCGGTGCATACAAAGGCGCTTTTGGCTTTGGCCACTGCCATTACACTCCTACGGTTGCTGTCACTAAGTGGCAACGTTCGCTTTGCTGCCGTTAGCATTCACTTGTTATTAATCGCTTTTAATCGTCACGTCCGCTGTATTCACTACTGCCAGCAAACACAAAAGGCGGCCATTGGCCGCCTTTTGTACTGCTGGCTAACGCGTTATTGGCGCTTTAGCTGCAGCATTTCACCATTTTCAAAGCGGCGACGTTCTGGGTCAATCAACTCCAACGTGCTCTCATCAATGCGCATGAAGTAGTAGATTTGGCCATCACCATCCGGCGTCAGCTCGTAAACCGTAGCGTCTGGATCAGACGGCGTACCGGTCAGCACTTCCCAGTTACCCGCGTAGTTTTCATCCGGGGGTGTTTGAGGATGGTTCCGATATGAAGCGTTCAGCGTAAAGGTGCGTTCTTCAGCCGCGCTCGTTTCTTCACCCACCATCGTGACGTCCAGATCAATACCATCACAGTTACGGCAAGGTAGTGAACCTTGGTAATTTTGCTGTGCAGTAGCCGCCTCTTCTTGCTGCTCCATAGGGCTGCTTGCACAGCCAGCCAGCAGTGCCAACATGGCCGAACCGGCCAGCAAACTCTTAAGTTGCATAGAGTGTCTCCTTAATCTCGTGTTGGACATCACATTTATTTACGCGCACTTGTGACAGCATAACCGCTACAAGGTGCGACGCACACCCCTAGCGATGCGAATGCTTGCGCTTAGTAAGGCTTCAAGCGACCATGGTGCACCTTGCTAGGATAATCAGGTTACCCACATGAGCCAATACTGGAGTCCGGCCGTTCGCGAACTTACCCCTTACGTGCCCGGTGAGCAACCCCGTGAGCAGCTTGTTAAACTCAATACCAATGAAAACCCTTACCCACCAGCGCCAAGCGTTGGTGAGGTGCTGCGCGACTATGCAACAGACCATCTGCGCCTATACCCTGACCCTACCTCTAAAGCGTTGCGGGAAGCGTTGGCAGAGACGTTTCAGGTAGCCAGCAGCCAAGTGTTTGTTGGTAATGGTTCCGATGAAGTGCTGGCATTAGCGTTTCAAGCGTTTTTCCGCCATGGCGCACCACTCGACGTACCCGCCATCACCTATAGCTTCTACCCCGTTTACGCCAATCTTTATGGCGTTGAGCTGCGCAAGCATCCGCTCAATGAGCAGTGGGAAATCGATATTGATACGCTTGGTACGGAGACTAACCGCAGCGGCGTTATCTTTGCCAACCCAAATGCGCCAACGGGCCACGCGCACCCACTGTCAGCAATTGAGATGCTGCTTAAGCGAGTCACGGATCGTGTCGTTCTCGTGGATGAGGCGTATGTGGATTTTGGCGCGGAGAGTGCTGTTGCGCTGATTAACCGCTATCCGAATCTATTAGTTACCGGTACGTTTTCCAAATCTCGCAGTTTGGCAGGCTTGCGGCTGGGCTATGCGGTGGGTTCAGAGGAGTTGATTGATGGCCTGCTGCGGGTAAAAGACTCCTTTAACTCTTATCCTGTCGATAGTTTGGCAAGCTTAGTAGGCATCGCCGCACTGAAAGATGTCGAGCATTTTGAAGCCTGTCGCGAGCGTGTTATTACCACTCGCGAACGCACTCGCCAGCGCCTTGAAGGGTTGGGATTTGAAGTATTGCCCTCTAAGGCTAACTTTGTGCTTGCCCAGCACCCTGGCTACGAAGGCGCGCAGCTATTTGCTGGCCTACGCGAACGGGGCATTCTGGTTCGTCACTTTAACACCCCAGACCTCAACAACTTCCTACGCATCACTATCGGAACCGATGATGAGATGGATAGTTTGATTGAGGCGCTGGAGACGCTTCTCTAGTAAAGGGTGAGGCGTGAGGTGTGAGGCAAAAAAAATCCCCCAGAGCATCAGCCCTGGGGGATTTTGGTATAAGTGCCTGACGATGACTAGGGCGGCTCCCCGCTACTCTACATGGGAGACCCCTTGGTTTTCTTCCACACAAACAAAAAACCCAGCCGGATGGCTGGGTTCTTCGTTAAATAAGTGCCTGACGATGACCTACTCTCGCATGGGGAGACCCCACACTACCATCGGCGCTAAGCGGTTTCACTTCTGAGTTCGGCAAGGGATCAGGTGGTTCACGCATGCTATGGTCGTCAGGCGTAACTGGCTATGTACATCATGCTGACTATGGCTAAATTGTGATCGTCTCATTGCCTGCCGCCCTCGCTGTTGCTTGGGCCACACGCTGCGTATCCGGCTTTTCATTGACGTCATCATCACGACCAGACCCCTTGGGTGTTATAGGGTCAAGCCTCACGGGCCATTAGTACACGTTAGCTCAACGCCTTGCAGCGCTTCCACACCGTGCCTATCAACCAGCTGGTCTTGCTGGGCCCTTCAGGAGGCTCTAGGCCTCGGGGATGTCTCATCTTGAAGGGGGCTTCCCGCTTAGATGCTTTCAGCGGTTATCCCGTCCGACCATAGCTACCCGGCAATGCCACTGGCGTGACAACCGGAACACCAGAGGGTCGTCCACTCCGGTCCTCTCGTACTAGGAGCAGCCCTTCTCAAACATCCAACGCCCACGGCAGATAGGGACCGAACTGTCTCACGACGTTCTAAACCCAGCTCGCGTACCACTTTAAATGGCGAACAGCCATACCCTTGGGACCGACTTCAGCCCCAGGATGTGATGAGCCGACATCGAGGTGCCAAACACCGCCGTCGATGTGAACTCTTGGGCGGTATCAGCCTGTTATCCCCGGAGTACCTTTTATCCGTTGAGCGATGGCCCTTCCATACAGAACCACCGGATCACTAGAACCTGCTTTCGCACCTGCTCGACGTGTCTGTCTCGCAGTCAAGCACCCTTATGCTCTTGCACTCATTGCACGATGTCCGACCGTGCTGAGGGTACCTTCGTGCTCCTCCGTTACTCTTTAGGAGGAGACCGCCCCAGTCAAACTACCCACCACACACTGTCCTCGATCCGGATAACGGACCTGAGTGAGAACGCCAATGATGCCAGGCTGGTATTTCAAGGTTGGCTCCGCCCGAACTGGCGTCCGGGTTTCTAAGCCTCCCAGCTATCCTACACAGGCAACATCAGCGTCCAGTGTGAAGCTATAGTAAAGGTTCACGGGGTCTTTCCGTCTAGCCGCGGGTACACCGCATCTTCACGGCGATTTCAATTTCACTGAGTCTCGGGTGGAGACAGCGTGGCCATCATTACGCCATTCGTGCAGGTCGGAACTTACCCGACAAGGAATTTCGCTACCTTAGGACCGTTATAGTTACGGCCGCCGTTTACCGGGGCTTCAATCAAGAGCTTCGCGCCCTCTACAAGAGAGGGGCTAACACCATCATTTAACCTTCCGGCACCGGGCAGGCGTCACACCCTATACGTCCGCTTGCGCGTTAGCAGAGTGCTGTGTTTTTAATAAACAGTTGCAGCCACCTGGTATCTTCGACCGGTTCGGGCTAGGAGAGCAAGTCTCTTCACCCTACGCCGGCGTGCCTTCTCCCGAAGTTACGGCACCATTTTGCCTAGTTCCTTCACCCGAGTTCTCTCAAGCGCCTTGGGATTCTCACCCTGACCACCTGTGTCGGTTTGGGGTACGGTCGCACATGATCTGAAGCTTAGAGGCTTTTCCTGGAAGCGTGGCATCAGTGACTTCCTGACCGTGGTCAGTTCATCTCGTGTCTCGGCCTTAAAGGATCCCGGATTTACCTAAGATCCCAGCCTACTCACTTTCACCAGGACTACCAACGCCTGGCTCACCTAGCCTTCTTCGTCCCCCCATCGCAACCATGTCCGGTACGGGAATATTGACCCGTTTCCCATCGACTACGCCTTTCGGCCTCGCCTTAGGGGCCGACTCACTCTGCTCCGATTAGCGTCGAACAGAAACCCTTGGTCTTCCGGCGAGGGAGTTTTTCACTCCCTTTATCGTTACTCATGTCAGCATTCGCACTCGTGATACCTCCAGCAGACTTCTCAATCCACCTTCATCGGCTTACACGACGCTCCTCTACCGCTCATCCATAGGATGAACCCGTAGCTTCGGTACCTGGTTTAGCCCCGTTACATCTTCCGCGCAGGCCGACTCGACTAGTGAGCTATTACGCTTTCTTTAAAGGATGGCTGCTTCTAAGCCAACCTCCTAGCTGTCTGAGCCTTCCCACATCGTTTCCCACTTAACCAGGATTTCGGGACCTTAGCTGACGGTCTGGGTTGTTTCCCTTTTCACGACGGACGTTAGCACCCGCCGTGTGTCTCCCACGCGTTACTCACCGGTATTCGGAGTTTGCCTCGGGTTGGTAAGTCGGGATGACCCCCTAGCCGAAACAGTGCTCTACCCCCGGCGGTACTACGTGAGGCGCTACCTAAATAGCTTTCGAGGAGAACCAGCTATCTCCGAGCTTGATTAGCCTTTCACTCCGATCCACAAGTCATCCAAATCTTTTTCAACAGATCCTGGTTCGGGCCTCCAGTTGATGTTACTCAACCTTCACCCTGCTCATGGATAGATCGCTCGGTTTCGGGTCTATATCCAGCGACTGTGTCGCCCAGTTAAGACTCGGTTTCCCTACGGCTCCCCTATACGGTTAACCTCGCCACTGAATATAAGTCGCTGACCCATTATACAAAAGGTACGCCGTCACCCAACAAGTGGGCTCCGACTGCTTGTACGCACACGGTTTCAGGATCTATTTCACTCCCCTCTCCGGGGTTCTTTTCGCCTTTCCCTCACGGTACTGGTTCACTATCGGTCAGCCAGGAGTATTTAGCCTTGGAGGATGGTCCCCCCGTCTTCAGTCAAGGTTTCTCGTGCCCCGACCTACTCGATTTCACATGATCAGATTTTCGACTACGGGGCTATCACCCGCTACGGCCACGCTTCCCAGCGTGTTCGCCTAATCAGTCTCATGCTTAAGGGCTGGTCCCCGTTCGCTCGCCGCTACTGGGGGAATCTCGGTTGATTTCTTTTCCTCAGGGTACTTAGATGTTTCAGTTCCCCTGGTTCGCCTCGTACCCCTATGTATTCAGGGCACGATACTCATCTTATGATGAGTGGGTTTCCCCATTCAGAGATGTCCGGGTCACAGGTTGTTGCCACCTCACCGAACCTTATCGCAGGCTACCACGTCTTTCATCGCCTCTGGCTGCCTAGGCATCCACCGTGTGCGCTTCATTGCTTGACCCTATAACCCGAAGGAGTCTGGATGTCGCAATGATAACGTTCTATTTTGCCGGATACGCTTGAGACGTATCACAATTTAAGAAGCACACCTTACGGCGTGTTCTTGTCAGCATGATATACATTGTTAAAGAGCGACTGCTATACGCAGTGATAAGGCAACGCCGAAGACGTCTGGCTTATCACTGCGCATCAACAGCTATCTGATCAGGTAATTCATTGTGGACGCTTACTAACTGTGACGCATCGTTTAAGGAGGTGATCCAGCCGCAGGTTCCCCTACGGCTACCTTGTTACGACTTCACCCCAGTCATGAACCACACCGTGGTGATCGCCCTCTTGCGTTAGGCTAACCACTTCTGGTGCAGTCCACTCCCATGGTGTGACGGGCGGTGTGTACAAGGCCCGGGAACGTATTCACCGTGACATTCTGATTCACGATTACTAGCGATTCCGACTTCACGGAGTCGAGTTGCAGACTCCGATCCGGACTGAGACCGGCTTTAAGGGATTCGCTGACTCTCGCGAGCTCGCCGCCCTTTGTACCGGCCATTGTAGCACGTGTGTAGCCCTACCCGTAAGGGCCATGATGACTTGACGTCGTCCCCACCTTCCTCCGGTTTGTCACCGGCAGTCTCCTTAGAGTTCCCACCATTACGTGCTGGCAAATAAGGACAAGGGTTGCGCTCGTTACGGGACTTAACCCAACATTTCACAACACGAGCTGACGACAGCCATGCAGCACCTGTCTTACAGTTCCCGAAGGCACACCAGAATCTCTTCCGGCTTCTGTAGATGTCAAGGGTAGGTAAGGTTCTTCGCGTTGCATCGAATTAAACCACATGCTCCACCGCTTGTGCGGGCCCCCGTCAATTCATTTGAGTTTTAACCTTGCGGCCGTACTCCCCAGGCGGTCGACTTATCGCGTTAACTTCGCCACAAAGTGCTCTAGGCACCCAACGGCTGGTCGACATCGTTTACGGCGTGGACTACCAGGGTATCTAATCCTGTTTGCTACCCACGCTTTCGCACCTCAGTGTCAGTGTCAGTCCAGAAGGCCGCCTTCGCCACTGGTATTCCTCCCGATCTCTACGCATTTCACCGCTACACCGGGAATTCTACCTTCCTCTCCTGCACTCTAGCCTGACAGTTCCGGATGCCGTTCCCAGGTTGAGCCCGGGGCTTTCACAACCGGCTTATCAAGCCACCTACGCGCGCTTTACGCCCAGTAATTCCGATTAACGCTTGCACCCTCCGTATTACCGCGGCTGCTGGCACGGAGTTAGCCGGTGCTTCTTCTGCGAGTGATGTCTTTCCTAATGGGTATTAACCACTAGGCGTTCTTCCTCGCTGAAAGTGCTTTACAACCCGAGGGCCTTCTTCACACACGCGGCATGGCTGGATCAGGGTTCCCCCCATTGTCCAATATTCCCCACTGCTGCCTCCCGTAGGAGTTCGGGCCGTGTCTCAGTCCCGATGTGGCTGATCATCCTCTCAGACCAGCTACGGATCGTTGCCTTGGTAAGCCATTACCTTACCAACTAGCTAATCCGACATAGGCTCATCCAATAGCGGGAGCCGAAGCCCCCTTTCTCCCGTAGGACGTATGCGGTATTAGCCTGGGTTTCCCCAGGTTATCCCCCACTACCGGGCAGATTCCTATGCATTACTCACCCGTCCGCCGCTCGTCAGCGGGTAGCAAGCTACCCCTGTTACCGCTCGACTTGCATGTGTTAGGCCTGCCGCCAGCGTTCAATCTGAGCCATGATCAA
This window encodes:
- a CDS encoding copper resistance protein NlpE N-terminal domain-containing protein, which translates into the protein MQLKSLLAGSAMLALLAGCASSPMEQQEEAATAQQNYQGSLPCRNCDGIDLDVTMVGEETSAAEERTFTLNASYRNHPQTPPDENYAGNWEVLTGTPSDPDATVYELTPDGDGQIYYFMRIDESTLELIDPERRRFENGEMLQLKRQ
- the radA gene encoding DNA repair protein RadA; translation: MAKAKSAFVCTECGAEYRKWQGQCSSCQEWNTLSEVHLASARPGGGAAPGRTGYAGDLSREVIDLGNVDLSEVPRMSSTFAEFDRVLGGGLVPGSAVLLGGNPGAGKSTLLLQTACKLAQQRRILYVTGEESLSQVAMRAHRLQLPTSGLKMLAETSVETILAVAERENPEILVIDSIQTMHLEDISSAPGGVAQVRESAAALTRFAKKTNTVLLLVGHVTKDGTLAGPKVLEHMIDASLLLEGGADSRFRTLRGQKNRFGAVNELGVFAMLEQGLKEVKNPSAIFLSRQEEQAPGSLVMVVWEGTRPILVEVQALVDESALGNPRRVAVGVDQNRLAMLLAVLNRHGGLFTGDQDVFLNVVGGVKVLETSADLAVLLAVVSSLQNRALPKELVVFGEVGLSGEIRPVPSGQERIAEAAKHGFLRAIVPRANAPKQAPKGMEVIAVDKLSDALDAL
- the hisC gene encoding histidinol-phosphate transaminase → MSQYWSPAVRELTPYVPGEQPREQLVKLNTNENPYPPAPSVGEVLRDYATDHLRLYPDPTSKALREALAETFQVASSQVFVGNGSDEVLALAFQAFFRHGAPLDVPAITYSFYPVYANLYGVELRKHPLNEQWEIDIDTLGTETNRSGVIFANPNAPTGHAHPLSAIEMLLKRVTDRVVLVDEAYVDFGAESAVALINRYPNLLVTGTFSKSRSLAGLRLGYAVGSEELIDGLLRVKDSFNSYPVDSLASLVGIAALKDVEHFEACRERVITTRERTRQRLEGLGFEVLPSKANFVLAQHPGYEGAQLFAGLRERGILVRHFNTPDLNNFLRITIGTDDEMDSLIEALETLL